CACCAGCGCCTTGGCGCGTACCTCCTCGGCCAGGAAGGCCATCGCCGACGCCGGCAGCCCGGCCAGCGCCACGCCCTGGATGCCGCGCAGCGCGATCAGCACACCGAGCGACGGGGCGAACGGCACCAGCATCGCGATCAGCGCGGCGACCGAGAGGGACAGCGTCATCAGCGTGCGCCGGCCGAAGCGCTCGGAGACCGCGCTCAGCGGGATCACGCCGAGGGCCAGGCCGAAGGTGGCCGCGGACACGGTCCAGCTCGCCTGGTCCGGGCTGACCCCGAGGTCACCGGAGATCGCGGGCAGCAGTGCCTGCGTGGAGTACAGGAGCGCGAAGGTCGCCACTCCGGCGGCGAAGAGGGCGAAGCTCATCCGGCGGTAGCCGGGGCCGCCCGGCCGCAGCTTGCCCGACTCGGGGTCGGGCGCGGCGGAGGAAGCGGAGGCAGAGGAGTCGGTGGACGACAGAGGAGAGGCGGCCGCACGGTCGGTGACGGACGCCCCGGTATCAGCGGGAGGCATGTTTCGAAGGTAGGCCGCCCAGTTTCATGCGTCCAATGCATGGAAACGCCATAATCGATGCTGTGACACATGACCGCAGGTTGCAGGGGCTCCTGTTGCAAGGTCGCAACAGAAAAGACATTGCCGGGTCGAGGCCCGTTGGCGCGGAAGTGGGGGAGGCGGCCGAGCTCGGTGTCGACTCCTGGGCGGTGATCCTCGCCCCGCGGCTCGCCCAGTTCACCGCCGTCGCCCGGCACGAACACGTCACCCGCGCCGCGCAGGAGCTCGGTATGCCGCAGCCGACGCTCAGCCGCGCCCTCGTCCGCCTGGAGGACGACCTCGGCGTCGCCCTCTTCGCCCGGCACGGCCGCACCCTCTCCCTCACCCCGGCCGGCCGCGCCTTTCTCGCCTCCACCGAGCGGGCGTTGACGGATCTGGAGCGGGCGACGGAGTCCGTACGGGCCGATGTCGACCCGGCCGCGGGGAAGGTGGCGTTCGGCTTTCTGCACACGCTCGGCCCGGAGACCGTGCCCGGCCTGATCCGCAGCTTCCGCGCCGACCACCCGCGCGTCCGCTTCCAGCTCGTCCAGAACTACGGCGAGGCAATGATCGAGCGCCTGCGCGCCGGCGACCTCGACCTGTGTCTGACCTCCCCGGTCCCGGACTACCCCGACCTGGTCGCCCGCCGGCTCGACGAACAGAAGCTGCGCCTGGTCGTCCCGGACGACCATCCGCTGGCCGGGCGCAAGCGGGTCCGGCTCGCGGAGGCCGCCGGCGAGCTGTTCGTCACCCTCGAACCCGGCTACGGGCTGCGCCGGATCACCGACGCGCTGTGCGCCGAGGCGGGCTTCACCCCGCGGATCGCCTTCGAGGGGGAGGAGGCCGAGACGCTGCGCGGGCTGGTCGCGGCCGGCCTGGGTGTCGCGCTGCTGCCGCCGCCCGCCGTGCCGCGCCCCGGGGTCGCCGAGCTGACCGTGACGGCGCCGCGCGCGGTCCGCGAGAT
This Streptomyces decoyicus DNA region includes the following protein-coding sequences:
- a CDS encoding LysR family transcriptional regulator, translated to MTHDRRLQGLLLQGRNRKDIAGSRPVGAEVGEAAELGVDSWAVILAPRLAQFTAVARHEHVTRAAQELGMPQPTLSRALVRLEDDLGVALFARHGRTLSLTPAGRAFLASTERALTDLERATESVRADVDPAAGKVAFGFLHTLGPETVPGLIRSFRADHPRVRFQLVQNYGEAMIERLRAGDLDLCLTSPVPDYPDLVARRLDEQKLRLVVPDDHPLAGRKRVRLAEAAGELFVTLEPGYGLRRITDALCAEAGFTPRIAFEGEEAETLRGLVAAGLGVALLPPPAVPRPGVAELTVTAPRAVREIGVAWLDGHPDTPPVAEFKKFLLSRRGKLLPR